The Vicinamibacterales bacterium genome contains a region encoding:
- a CDS encoding FtsX-like permease family protein, which yields MALGASRGEVFGHVMAGGQRLTALGAVLGFAGAYAGGRLVASRIFAMNAADPVVLLTAGATVIAVAALATLVPATRASRLAPARALRPDG from the coding sequence ATGGCGCTGGGCGCCTCCCGCGGCGAGGTGTTCGGACACGTGATGGCCGGCGGCCAGCGCCTGACGGCCCTCGGCGCGGTCCTGGGATTCGCCGGGGCATACGCCGGTGGGCGGCTCGTCGCCAGCCGCATCTTTGCCATGAACGCCGCCGACCCGGTGGTCCTGCTGACGGCTGGCGCGACGGTCATCGCCGTGGCCGCCCTGGCGACGCTCGTACCCGCCACCCGTGCCAGCCGGCTCGCCCCCGCGCGCGCCCTCCGTCCGGACGGCTAG
- a CDS encoding ABC transporter permease — MAAPPGLDALAQDLRATGRSLRRTPGFALVAVLTLTIGVGATTALFSTVNATMLRPLPFARPGQLVSVRSRLTTGQITTGLLSPLNLGLLRDPSLPVERAAGFSASPQDLTLVGDDGQATPLLVTGVSEGFFQVLGLPLAIGPGFTPDDHAFIGPDAPVVGVLSHRAWTTLLGGDPGIVGQRLRLVEIPGGVRIAGVAAAALDLPRGTDVWLAARINPRDIGHGLDVIARVRPGTALDLLRERADTLLVEQARTSPTSPARWPSVGRNWPPGWRWAPPAARCSDT, encoded by the coding sequence ATGGCCGCGCCGCCCGGGCTGGACGCGCTCGCGCAAGACCTCCGTGCGACGGGCAGGAGCCTCCGCCGGACGCCCGGCTTCGCCCTGGTGGCCGTGCTGACGCTGACGATTGGCGTCGGCGCGACCACGGCCCTCTTCAGCACCGTCAACGCCACGATGCTCCGGCCGCTCCCGTTCGCGCGCCCCGGGCAGTTGGTCAGCGTCCGGAGCCGGCTCACGACCGGCCAGATCACGACCGGGCTGCTGTCCCCGTTGAACCTCGGGCTCCTCCGCGATCCGTCGCTGCCCGTCGAACGCGCCGCGGGCTTCTCGGCCTCACCCCAGGATCTGACGCTGGTGGGCGACGACGGGCAGGCGACGCCCCTGCTCGTGACGGGCGTGAGCGAGGGCTTCTTCCAGGTGCTCGGGCTGCCGCTGGCGATCGGTCCCGGGTTCACGCCAGACGACCACGCCTTCATCGGCCCGGACGCGCCGGTGGTGGGGGTGCTGTCGCACCGCGCCTGGACAACGCTGCTCGGCGGCGATCCCGGCATCGTCGGGCAGCGCCTGCGCCTCGTGGAGATCCCCGGCGGCGTTCGGATTGCAGGCGTCGCCGCCGCCGCGCTGGATCTGCCTCGCGGGACCGACGTGTGGCTCGCGGCGCGCATCAACCCGCGCGACATCGGCCACGGGCTCGACGTCATCGCCCGCGTGCGTCCGGGCACGGCACTCGATCTCCTCCGCGAGCGTGCCGATACGCTCCTGGTCGAGCAGGCCCGCACCAGCCCGACATCGCCTGCACGGTGGCCCAGCGTGGGCAGGAACTGGCCACCCGGATGGCGCTGGGCGCCTCCCGCGGCGAGGTGTTCGGACACGTGA
- a CDS encoding VOC family protein, with protein MTPKNTICLWYDKDALDAARFYAATFPDSAVGAVHTAPADFPSGKKGDVLTVEFTVLGLPCLGLNGGPAFAHTEAFSFQVATDTQEETDRYWNAIVGNGGAESACGWCKDRWGLSWQITPRVLTEALAAGGAEAARVFECMMTMRKVDVAAIDSARRG; from the coding sequence ATGACGCCCAAGAACACGATCTGCCTCTGGTACGACAAGGATGCCCTCGACGCCGCGCGCTTCTACGCGGCCACGTTCCCGGACAGCGCGGTGGGCGCCGTGCACACCGCGCCGGCGGACTTCCCGAGCGGCAAGAAGGGCGACGTGCTGACCGTCGAGTTCACGGTGCTGGGCCTGCCATGCCTCGGCCTGAACGGGGGACCCGCGTTCGCGCACACCGAGGCGTTCTCCTTCCAGGTGGCCACCGACACGCAGGAGGAGACGGACCGCTACTGGAACGCCATCGTCGGCAACGGCGGCGCCGAGAGCGCGTGCGGCTGGTGCAAGGACCGCTGGGGCCTGTCGTGGCAGATCACGCCGCGCGTCCTCACCGAGGCGCTGGCGGCCGGCGGAGCGGAAGCGGCGCGCGTCTTCGAGTGCATGATGACGATGCGCAAGGTCGACGTGGCCGCCATCGATTCCGCGCGGCGCGGCTGA
- a CDS encoding cation diffusion facilitator family transporter, with protein MAEQHARDGQGAGGGRRDTRPLALTLGLVVVYMGLEVAGGLVSGSLALLADAGHMLSDAGALGLTLFAMRLARRPPTAARTFGYHRAEILAALANGVTLVAIAVFIFVEAYERLRQPPDVQGGLMLAVACGGLAVNGAGLWLLRDSRDQSLNARGAWLHVLTDTLGSLQAIGAGLLIWTLDWTWVDPVASMLIGLLVVHSSWSLVEQSVSVLMESTPGHIDVDEVRSALLSLADVVDVQDLHVWTITSGFVACSTHVVVSDRAAHPSVLEAARHVLAQRFGIGHTTIQVDVAPAADRVPHAPSPRG; from the coding sequence GTGGCCGAGCAGCACGCCCGCGACGGGCAAGGCGCAGGCGGTGGCCGGCGCGACACGAGGCCGCTGGCCCTCACGCTCGGCCTCGTCGTCGTGTACATGGGCCTCGAGGTGGCCGGCGGTCTCGTGTCCGGATCGCTGGCGCTGCTGGCGGACGCCGGCCACATGCTGTCGGATGCGGGCGCGCTCGGGCTCACGCTGTTCGCCATGCGCCTCGCCCGGCGTCCGCCGACGGCCGCCCGCACGTTCGGCTACCACCGCGCCGAGATCCTCGCCGCGCTGGCGAACGGCGTCACCCTGGTGGCCATCGCCGTGTTCATCTTCGTGGAGGCGTACGAACGGTTGCGGCAGCCGCCCGACGTGCAGGGCGGACTGATGCTGGCGGTGGCCTGCGGCGGACTCGCGGTCAACGGCGCGGGCCTGTGGCTGCTGCGCGACAGCCGCGACCAGAGCCTCAACGCCCGCGGCGCCTGGCTGCACGTGCTGACGGATACGCTCGGCAGCCTCCAGGCGATCGGGGCGGGCCTGCTCATCTGGACCCTCGACTGGACGTGGGTGGATCCCGTCGCCTCGATGCTCATCGGCCTGCTCGTGGTCCACTCCTCGTGGTCCCTCGTCGAGCAATCGGTGTCGGTGCTGATGGAGAGCACGCCCGGCCACATCGACGTGGACGAGGTCCGCTCGGCGCTGCTGTCGCTGGCGGACGTGGTGGACGTCCAGGACCTGCACGTCTGGACCATCACCAGCGGATTCGTCGCGTGCTCGACGCATGTCGTGGTGAGCGACCGGGCCGCGCACCCCTCCGTGCTCGAGGCCGCACGGCATGTGCTGGCGCAGCGGTTCGGCATCGGCCACACGACCATCCAGGTGGACGTGGCGCCGGCAGCCGACCGCGTGCCCCACGCTCCGTCGCCGCGAGGCTGA
- a CDS encoding PHP domain-containing protein translates to MARKAATGTDGRSRNMRHASSPLLDVNAAIAGTLSDLAFIQTETARRYAYRRAAAAILAVEHSMADLLRPGGTLPKIPGIGPSSSRVIQEVLAAGESPSAEAKIDASGKRAEVERRRTLRKHFISRAEARRILEDPAYDLLPAEAYRGDFQMHSTWSDGANTVAELAAACAARGYTRAAITDHSHGLALAGGMSMPEAAAQRAEIDAVNAAAGGAFHLFQGVEANIGEDGTLDLTDEEAARFDLVLAAPHSLLRKGHDQTPRMLAAVANPRVRILAHPRGRQSSVRAGVHGDWDVIFAAAAARHVAVELDGDPSRQDLDHTMAARALAAGCLFAVDSDAHATTELWYAEIALAHARLAGIPPDRIVNCWPLDRLQAWMAG, encoded by the coding sequence ATGGCACGGAAGGCTGCCACCGGGACCGACGGCCGCTCCCGGAACATGCGGCACGCCTCGTCCCCGCTCCTCGACGTCAACGCCGCGATCGCCGGCACCTTGTCGGACCTCGCGTTCATCCAGACCGAAACCGCCAGGCGCTACGCCTACCGGCGCGCCGCGGCCGCCATCCTCGCGGTCGAGCATTCGATGGCCGACCTTCTCCGGCCAGGCGGGACCCTGCCCAAGATTCCCGGCATCGGCCCGAGCTCGTCGCGCGTGATCCAGGAGGTCCTGGCGGCGGGGGAATCGCCGAGTGCCGAGGCGAAGATCGACGCCAGCGGCAAGCGCGCCGAGGTGGAGCGCCGCCGGACGCTGCGAAAGCACTTCATCAGCCGCGCCGAGGCCCGGCGCATTCTCGAGGATCCCGCCTACGACCTGCTGCCGGCAGAGGCGTACCGGGGAGACTTCCAGATGCACTCCACGTGGAGTGACGGCGCCAACACCGTCGCCGAGCTCGCCGCCGCGTGCGCGGCCCGGGGCTACACCCGCGCCGCCATCACGGACCACTCGCACGGCCTGGCGCTGGCCGGGGGCATGTCGATGCCAGAGGCCGCCGCGCAGCGCGCCGAGATCGACGCCGTGAACGCCGCCGCTGGCGGAGCGTTCCACCTGTTCCAGGGCGTCGAGGCCAATATCGGCGAGGACGGCACGCTCGACCTGACCGACGAGGAGGCCGCCCGGTTCGACCTGGTGCTGGCCGCGCCGCATTCGCTCCTCCGTAAGGGCCACGACCAGACGCCGCGGATGCTCGCGGCCGTTGCCAATCCCCGCGTGCGGATCCTCGCGCATCCCCGCGGCCGGCAATCGAGCGTCCGCGCCGGCGTGCACGGCGACTGGGATGTGATCTTCGCCGCCGCCGCGGCCCGCCACGTCGCCGTCGAGCTGGACGGCGACCCGAGCCGCCAGGATCTGGACCACACGATGGCTGCCCGGGCGCTGGCCGCGGGCTGCCTCTTTGCCGTCGACAGCGACGCGCATGCCACGACCGAGCTCTGGTACGCCGAGATCGCGCTGGCCCACGCGCGGCTCGCGGGCATCCCGCCGGATCGCATCGTGAACTGCTGGCCGCTCGACCGGCTGCAGGCGTGGATGGCCGGCTGA
- a CDS encoding DUF2891 domain-containing protein, whose protein sequence is MPKPVFAVLWSFVFVAGCQQAPPLPPPPPVLPALTADSASNFARITLRCVAKAYPSQPGYVLNAPEDVQLPDVVHPAFYGCYDWHSSVHGHWMLARLLRLFPSMPEAPEIVAALDRNLSAENLAVEAAYFMRPGTAAFERMYGWAWTLKLAEELHRSSSPEAKRWEQHLQPLTSALVKRYLDFLPKQTYAIRTGVHPNTAFGLGFALDYADALGDTALRDLVVARSRDYFLGDTDYPAKLEPNGSDFLSPALVEADLMRRVLPPEEFARWFAAYLPAMGNGQPSNLLTIAVVTDRSDPQLGHLDGLNLSRAWAMRNIAQALPDGSRARAFLADAGHTHAVDALQHVATGHYEGEHWLASFAVFLLTETPSRR, encoded by the coding sequence GTGCCCAAGCCCGTCTTCGCCGTCCTGTGGTCCTTCGTGTTCGTGGCAGGGTGCCAGCAGGCGCCGCCGCTCCCTCCCCCGCCGCCGGTCCTGCCGGCGCTCACGGCCGACAGCGCCTCCAACTTCGCCCGGATCACGCTCCGGTGCGTCGCCAAGGCGTATCCGAGCCAGCCGGGCTACGTGCTGAACGCCCCGGAGGACGTGCAGCTGCCCGACGTCGTGCACCCCGCGTTCTACGGCTGCTACGACTGGCACTCGTCGGTGCACGGGCACTGGATGCTCGCGCGCTTGCTGCGGCTCTTCCCGTCGATGCCCGAAGCCCCGGAGATCGTCGCCGCGCTCGACCGCAATCTCAGCGCGGAGAATCTCGCGGTCGAAGCCGCGTACTTCATGCGCCCCGGTACGGCCGCCTTCGAGCGGATGTACGGGTGGGCATGGACGCTGAAGCTCGCCGAGGAACTGCACCGGTCGTCGTCGCCGGAGGCGAAGCGCTGGGAGCAGCACCTGCAGCCGCTGACGTCCGCGCTCGTGAAGCGGTATCTCGACTTCCTGCCGAAGCAGACCTACGCCATCCGGACCGGCGTCCATCCGAACACGGCGTTCGGTCTCGGGTTCGCGCTCGACTACGCCGATGCCCTCGGTGACACGGCGCTGCGCGACCTCGTCGTCGCGCGGAGCCGCGACTACTTCCTGGGCGACACCGACTACCCCGCCAAGCTCGAACCCAACGGCTCCGACTTCCTGTCGCCGGCGCTCGTCGAGGCCGACCTGATGCGGCGGGTGCTGCCGCCCGAGGAGTTCGCGCGCTGGTTCGCCGCGTACCTGCCGGCGATGGGGAACGGGCAGCCGTCGAACCTGCTGACGATCGCGGTGGTCACCGATCGATCGGACCCGCAACTCGGCCATCTGGACGGCCTGAACCTGAGCCGCGCCTGGGCGATGCGGAACATCGCCCAGGCACTGCCCGACGGCAGCCGCGCCCGCGCCTTCCTCGCCGACGCCGGACACACACACGCCGTGGACGCCTTGCAGCACGTGGCGACCGGCCACTACGAGGGCGAGCACTGGTTGGCGTCCTTCGCCGTGTTCCTCCTGACCGAGACGCCCTCGCGCCGATGA
- a CDS encoding molybdopterin-dependent oxidoreductase — MSEISRRRLLTRGLAAAAGVSGLGLGARAAARLGLVPPDSGGLFGAGETLTYAAHRLLVGDAPAREFPRHMISPSPFANTPNPPNDAYKALQAGGFADWRLQVDGLVERPLSLSLTDLRRYPERSHITQLACEEGWSYIAEWSGVAMADLLASAGMRPGARYVACHPMDPWWEAIDMADALHPQTLVATGMNGRALPATFGGPLRIRVPRQLGYKSVKYLVRLEVVDRLDHLGKGLGGSNADIGYAWYAGI; from the coding sequence ATGAGCGAGATCTCCAGACGCAGGCTCCTGACTCGCGGACTCGCCGCGGCGGCCGGTGTGTCCGGTCTGGGCCTTGGCGCACGCGCGGCCGCCCGGCTCGGGCTCGTCCCGCCGGACAGCGGCGGCCTCTTCGGCGCGGGCGAGACGCTGACCTACGCGGCCCACCGCCTGCTGGTCGGCGATGCCCCGGCGCGCGAGTTCCCCCGCCACATGATCTCGCCGTCGCCGTTCGCGAACACACCGAATCCTCCCAACGACGCCTACAAGGCGCTCCAGGCCGGGGGATTCGCGGACTGGCGGCTCCAGGTGGACGGCCTCGTGGAGCGGCCCCTGTCGTTGTCCCTCACCGACCTTCGCCGGTATCCGGAACGCAGTCACATCACCCAGCTGGCCTGCGAGGAAGGGTGGTCGTACATCGCGGAGTGGTCGGGCGTCGCCATGGCCGATCTCCTCGCGTCCGCGGGAATGCGGCCGGGCGCGCGCTACGTGGCCTGCCATCCCATGGACCCGTGGTGGGAGGCGATCGACATGGCCGACGCGCTCCACCCACAGACGCTCGTGGCCACGGGCATGAACGGCCGGGCGCTGCCGGCGACGTTCGGGGGGCCGCTGCGTATCCGCGTCCCACGGCAACTGGGCTACAAGAGCGTGAAGTACCTGGTCCGGCTGGAGGTAGTGGACCGCCTGGACCACCTGGGGAAGGGCCTCGGCGGGTCCAACGCGGACATCGGCTACGCCTGGTACGCCGGCATCTGA
- a CDS encoding cytochrome b/b6 domain-containing protein, with the protein MAASPAIAPATAVRGTPRHALGVRVTHWLTAGAVVALLVSGLEIVVSHPRFYWGETGTVMDPPLFSLPIPSSRDTVPTGYDYVLPDQNGWSRYLHFQAAWLLVFTGLYYVAAGSVSRHLRDDLVPAARDLAPHAIGSAVAKSLRRATPAEAQAWEYNGLQRLTYLAVVFVLVPLLVWTGLAMSDAVAAAWPATVTLLGGRQSARTLHFLATGLLTLFVLVHLAMIGRVGFVRRVGAMITGRAGARGETS; encoded by the coding sequence GTGGCCGCTTCTCCGGCGATCGCGCCCGCCACGGCCGTCCGCGGGACGCCCCGCCATGCCCTCGGCGTGCGCGTCACCCACTGGCTCACGGCCGGCGCTGTTGTGGCGTTGCTCGTGAGCGGCCTGGAAATCGTCGTGTCGCACCCGCGCTTCTACTGGGGCGAGACGGGCACGGTGATGGACCCGCCGCTCTTCTCGCTGCCCATCCCGAGCTCCCGCGACACCGTGCCCACCGGGTACGACTACGTGCTTCCGGACCAGAACGGGTGGAGCCGCTACCTGCACTTCCAGGCCGCATGGCTGCTGGTGTTCACGGGCCTCTACTACGTGGCCGCCGGCAGCGTCTCCCGTCACCTGCGCGACGACCTCGTACCCGCGGCGCGCGATCTCGCGCCGCACGCGATCGGATCGGCCGTGGCAAAAAGCCTGCGGCGTGCGACGCCGGCAGAGGCTCAGGCGTGGGAGTACAACGGACTCCAGCGGCTGACGTACCTGGCCGTGGTGTTCGTCCTCGTGCCACTGCTGGTGTGGACGGGCCTCGCCATGTCCGACGCGGTCGCCGCCGCGTGGCCGGCCACCGTCACGCTGCTCGGCGGGAGGCAGTCGGCGCGCACGCTGCACTTCCTGGCCACCGGGCTCCTGACCCTCTTCGTGCTGGTGCACCTGGCCATGATCGGGCGCGTGGGCTTCGTGCGGCGGGTGGGCGCGATGATCACGGGGCGCGCAGGCGCCCGTGGAGAGACGTCATGA
- the surE gene encoding 5'/3'-nucleotidase SurE: MPTILVTNDDGVHAPGLKALTEAIRPLGDVLVVAPLTESSAIGHALTLRRPLRLETVAPKTYGVDGTPTDCVNIAVAVLLEGRLPDLVVSGINTGYNLGDDITYSGTVSGALEAALLGAPAIAVSLMRTRDWTFDFGPSAAVAQDVARQVLAEGLPERVFLNVNVPRGTPKGIRLTVQGKRNHVTTISQRLDPRGQTYYWIEEGQDDWHPHDRSDHVACREGYVSVTPLQPDMTAHTGAPAWLDRLETGD; the protein is encoded by the coding sequence ATGCCCACGATCCTCGTCACCAATGACGACGGCGTCCACGCGCCAGGGCTGAAGGCGCTCACAGAAGCCATCCGGCCCCTGGGCGACGTCCTGGTCGTGGCTCCGCTCACCGAATCCAGTGCCATCGGACACGCCCTGACGCTCCGCCGGCCCCTGCGCCTGGAGACCGTCGCGCCCAAGACCTACGGCGTCGACGGGACCCCCACCGACTGCGTGAACATCGCCGTCGCCGTGCTGCTCGAAGGCCGGCTGCCCGACCTGGTGGTCTCGGGCATCAACACCGGGTACAACCTGGGGGACGACATCACCTACTCCGGCACGGTCTCGGGCGCGCTCGAGGCGGCACTCCTGGGCGCACCGGCCATCGCCGTCTCGCTCATGCGCACGCGCGACTGGACGTTCGACTTCGGCCCGTCGGCCGCCGTGGCCCAGGACGTGGCCCGGCAGGTGCTGGCCGAGGGCCTGCCCGAGCGGGTCTTCCTGAACGTGAACGTCCCGCGCGGGACGCCGAAGGGCATCCGCCTCACGGTGCAGGGCAAGCGCAACCACGTGACGACCATCTCCCAGCGCCTCGACCCTCGCGGCCAGACCTACTACTGGATCGAGGAAGGGCAGGACGACTGGCACCCCCACGACCGGAGCGACCACGTGGCCTGCCGGGAGGGCTATGTGTCGGTCACGCCCCTCCAGCCGGACATGACCGCCCACACGGGCGCGCCGGCCTGGCTCGACCGGCTCGAAACGGGCGATTGA
- a CDS encoding NfeD family protein, with protein MAWWLWLAGGFVLLALELATPAGFFILFFGVGAVLTGVAAAVHAVETPAAQWLTFTVLSVVSLLLFRGQLLRRVEHSGAPGPVDSLVGETAFPTAAIEPGAVGRATLRGTTWDARNDGDTPLGPNQRCRVTRVSGLQLGVVAE; from the coding sequence ATGGCATGGTGGCTCTGGCTGGCCGGCGGGTTCGTGCTGCTCGCGCTCGAGCTCGCGACACCGGCCGGGTTCTTCATCCTGTTCTTCGGCGTGGGGGCGGTGCTGACCGGCGTGGCCGCGGCCGTGCACGCCGTGGAGACCCCCGCGGCGCAGTGGCTCACCTTCACGGTGCTTTCCGTCGTGTCGCTGCTGCTCTTCCGGGGCCAGCTGCTCCGCCGAGTCGAGCATTCAGGGGCACCCGGTCCCGTGGATTCCCTGGTCGGCGAGACGGCCTTCCCGACCGCCGCGATCGAACCCGGCGCCGTGGGACGGGCCACGCTTCGCGGGACGACCTGGGATGCCAGGAACGACGGCGACACGCCGCTCGGCCCGAACCAGCGGTGCCGCGTCACGCGCGTGTCAGGTCTGCAGCTCGGCGTGGTCGCCGAGTAG
- a CDS encoding stomatin-like protein: MEGGVVVIVLLAVMALIVIAKTAIVVPQQSAYVVERLGRYSGTLDAGFHILLPFIDVIRYKHSLKEAALDIPAQVCITRDNVQVGVDGVLYLKVLNPERASYGINDYVFAISQLAQTTLRSEVGKIDLDRTFEERTNINTAVVAELDKASEPWGVKVLRYEIKNITPPADVLAAMEKQMRAEREKRAVILTSEGQRDAAINNAEGEKQQTIKASEARKQQQINEAEGQASAILAVATATAEGIRRVAEATQAPGGYEAIQLRVAEQYIGEFGKVISNADTIILPSNVSDVASMITTAMSVISQQTPTPPPPPMRR; this comes from the coding sequence ATGGAAGGTGGTGTCGTTGTCATCGTGCTGCTGGCGGTCATGGCGCTCATCGTCATCGCCAAGACCGCCATCGTCGTGCCGCAGCAGAGTGCCTACGTGGTGGAGCGGCTCGGCCGCTACTCTGGCACGCTCGACGCCGGCTTCCACATCCTGCTGCCCTTCATCGACGTCATCCGCTACAAGCACTCGCTGAAGGAGGCCGCGCTCGACATCCCGGCGCAGGTCTGCATCACGCGCGACAACGTGCAGGTGGGCGTGGACGGCGTGCTCTACCTGAAGGTGCTGAACCCCGAGCGCGCCAGCTACGGCATCAACGACTACGTGTTCGCCATCTCGCAGCTCGCGCAGACGACGCTGCGCTCGGAGGTCGGCAAGATCGATCTCGACCGGACCTTCGAGGAGCGCACCAACATCAACACCGCCGTCGTCGCGGAGCTGGACAAGGCCAGCGAGCCCTGGGGCGTGAAGGTGCTGCGCTACGAGATCAAGAACATCACCCCGCCCGCCGACGTCCTGGCCGCCATGGAGAAGCAGATGCGCGCCGAGCGCGAGAAGCGCGCCGTCATCCTGACGTCGGAAGGCCAGCGCGACGCCGCCATCAACAACGCCGAGGGCGAGAAGCAGCAGACCATCAAGGCCTCGGAAGCGCGCAAGCAGCAGCAGATCAACGAGGCCGAGGGCCAGGCCTCGGCCATCCTCGCCGTGGCCACGGCCACCGCCGAAGGCATCCGCCGCGTAGCGGAGGCCACGCAGGCCCCCGGCGGCTACGAGGCGATCCAGCTGCGCGTGGCCGAGCAGTACATCGGGGAGTTCGGCAAGGTCATCTCGAACGCCGACACCATCATCCTGCCGTCGAACGTCTCGGACGTCGCGTCGATGATCACGACCGCGATGTCCGTCATCAGCCAGCAGACGCCGACGCCGCCCCCGCCGCCGATGCGGCGCTGA
- a CDS encoding Rid family detoxifying hydrolase, which translates to MPESSHRPIHADNLPRPVGPYSPGMGFERLVFVSGQGATNPATGELAGHTAAIQTEQCLRNLQAILKAAGSDLPYVLRCGVFLVDMDDFQEMNGVYQRVFGEHRPARTTIQAAKLPGKGLRVEIDCIAYVP; encoded by the coding sequence ATGCCCGAGTCGAGCCATCGTCCCATCCACGCCGACAACCTGCCCCGGCCCGTCGGCCCGTATTCACCCGGCATGGGCTTCGAGCGGCTCGTGTTCGTCTCGGGCCAGGGCGCCACCAATCCGGCCACCGGCGAGCTGGCCGGCCACACGGCCGCGATCCAGACCGAGCAGTGCCTGCGCAACCTGCAGGCGATCCTCAAGGCCGCCGGGTCGGACCTGCCCTACGTGCTCCGCTGCGGCGTCTTCCTGGTGGACATGGACGACTTCCAGGAGATGAACGGCGTCTACCAGCGCGTGTTCGGGGAACACCGGCCCGCGCGCACGACGATCCAGGCCGCCAAGCTGCCGGGCAAGGGGCTGCGGGTGGAGATCGACTGCATCGCGTACGTGCCGTAA
- the truA gene encoding tRNA pseudouridine(38-40) synthase TruA produces the protein MPRFKLTIEYAGTRYSGWQAQKNARTVQGELNRAIVEAVGDAFVESQGSGRTDAGVHALAQVAHVDLTRAPAPETLRRRVNDALPADINVLDIRPVPRAFHARHGAVRRSYLYQISRRRTAFAKPYVWWVRDPLDLEAMRAGAAAFGGLADYRAFSHDDPAEKSTKVLVEEVTLVEHGALVLVRVVGSHFLWKMVRRMVGVLAAVGTGELEAGDVAALLEGESTVPAQLTAPAAGLFLEHVVYDDDPWPRPITPAFPLGA, from the coding sequence GTGCCCCGCTTCAAGCTGACGATCGAATACGCCGGCACGCGCTACAGCGGCTGGCAGGCGCAGAAGAACGCGCGCACGGTGCAGGGCGAACTGAACCGGGCGATCGTCGAGGCCGTGGGCGACGCGTTCGTCGAGTCGCAGGGATCGGGGCGCACCGACGCCGGCGTGCACGCGCTGGCCCAGGTGGCGCACGTCGACCTCACGCGCGCGCCCGCGCCGGAGACGCTCCGCCGCCGGGTCAACGACGCCCTCCCCGCCGACATCAACGTCCTCGACATCCGGCCGGTGCCGCGCGCGTTCCACGCCCGCCACGGCGCCGTGCGGCGCAGCTATCTCTACCAGATCAGCCGCCGGCGGACCGCGTTCGCCAAACCGTACGTGTGGTGGGTGCGCGATCCGCTGGATCTCGAGGCGATGCGCGCCGGTGCGGCGGCCTTCGGCGGGCTCGCCGACTACCGCGCGTTCTCGCACGACGACCCCGCCGAAAAGTCCACCAAGGTGCTCGTCGAGGAGGTGACGCTGGTCGAGCACGGCGCGCTCGTGCTCGTCCGCGTGGTCGGATCGCACTTCCTCTGGAAGATGGTGCGCCGGATGGTCGGCGTCCTGGCCGCCGTCGGCACCGGCGAGCTCGAGGCCGGCGACGTCGCGGCGCTGCTCGAGGGCGAGTCCACCGTGCCCGCCCAGCTCACGGCGCCGGCGGCGGGGTTGTTCCTGGAGCACGTCGTCTACGACGACGATCCGTGGCCCCGGCCGATCACCCCGGCGTTTCCGCTCGGGGCGTGA
- a CDS encoding DUF2277 domain-containing protein, whose protein sequence is MCRNIRTLFNFDPPATEAEIRAASVQFVRKLSGFTAPSRANQAAFDAAVEDVAAAAGRLLDALVTTAEPRNREIEAEKARQRSAARFGAAG, encoded by the coding sequence ATGTGCCGGAACATCCGCACGCTCTTCAATTTCGATCCGCCCGCCACCGAGGCGGAGATCCGCGCCGCCTCCGTGCAGTTCGTCCGGAAGCTGAGCGGCTTCACCGCTCCGTCGCGCGCGAACCAGGCGGCCTTCGACGCCGCCGTCGAGGACGTGGCCGCTGCCGCCGGCCGTCTGCTCGACGCCCTCGTCACCACGGCCGAGCCGCGCAATCGCGAGATCGAGGCCGAGAAGGCCCGCCAGCGATCGGCCGCCCGTTTCGGCGCGGCTGGCTGA